From a single Cryptococcus neoformans var. neoformans B-3501A chromosome 3, whole genome shotgun sequence genomic region:
- a CDS encoding hypothetical protein (Match to EST gb|CF186294.1|CF186294) yields MADDKHDSDRRSLSMVHNGSSETVDDDALLAQLGYKSEFIREFGNLETFSFAMSIMGMTASIATTFTTPLSLGGVASVVWCWLIGSIMNISLGASIAEIVSAYPTAGGLYTASAQLVPRRYRAIVGWVTGYLNTLGQIAGVASTEWGLSGMILAAVVVCRDDYTIENWHQFVLFVGLLVIHGLLNSLPTAALARLTRGFVFINIGAAFIIIITLLACTPRAEMHPGSYIFTEVVNNSGWPNSGLAFMMGLLSVQWTMTDYDAAAHISEEVHRAAIAAPVAIFVAVINTGAIGWILNIVLCVCAGDVTELPGPTGNAFLAIMYLRMGKAGSMVLWSFVCLIAAFTVQTALHANARTVFAFARDGALPDRGFFGKIWKRTQTPINAVWFVIVVSMLMGVLSFASLTAVQAVFSMCAVALDLSYIIPIICRRIFDGHSEVRFKPGPFYMGKWGYIVNVIMVVWTLFEVTILCFPETYPLTWDTFNYAAPITLAVMGLSLVWYIIAGRRYYDGPRSNVQEDTQKEKPDEP; encoded by the exons ATGGCTGATGACAAACATGACTCCGACCGGAGGTCTTTGTCTATGGTCCACAATGGCAGCTCTGAAACAGTCGACGATGATGCTCTTCTCGCCCAGCTTGG ATACAAATCCGAGTTCATTCGGGAGTTCGGCAACCTTGAGACCTTCAGTTTTGCTATGAG TATCATGGG TATGACGGCTTCCATCGCCACGACTTTCACCACGCCCTTGTCATTAGGAGGTGTAGCAAGTGTCGT ATGGTGTTGGCTTATCGGTTCCATCA TGAACATCAGTTTGGGTGCTTCTATCGCCGAAATTGTCTCTGCATACCCCACTGCCGGCGGCTTGTATACC GCTTCTGCTCAATTAGTTCCTCGACGTTACCGAGCCAT TGTCGGTTGGGTCACTGGTTACCTCAATACTTTGGGTCAGATCGCGGGTGTAGCGTCTACTGAATGGGGTCTTTCTGGA ATGATCCTTGCTGCCGTCGTCGTCTGCCGAGATGACTACACTATTGAAAACTGGCACCAATTTGTGCTTTTCGTTGGGCTTTTGGTGATCCATGGTTTATTGAA CTCTTTACCGACGGCCGCTCTTGCCCGTTTGACCCGAGGtttcgtcttcatcaacattgGA GCTGCGTTCATTATTATCATCACTCTCCTTGCTTGCACCCCCCGAGCGGAAATGCACCCTGGAAGCTACATTTTCACAGAGGTCGTAAACAACTCTGGATGGCCGAACAGTGGTTTGGCGTTCATGATGGGTTTGCTGTCCGTCCAGTGGACAATGACTGATTACGATGCCG ctGCGCACATCAGTGAAGAAGTCCACCGAGCCGCCATTGCAGCTCCTGTCGCTATCTTCGTTGCCGTCATCAACACTGGT GCCATCGGATGGATCCTTAACATTGTCCTCTGTGTCTGCGCTGGCGATGTTACTGAGCTTCCCGGTCCTACTGGTAACGCCTTCCTCGCTATAATGTACCTTCGAATGGGCAAGGCCGGCTCCATGGTTCTCTGGTCATTCGTCTGTCTCATTGCTGCCTTCACTGTCCAAACTGCCCTTCACGCCAACGCACGAACtgtctttgccttcgctcgAGACGGTGCCCTGCCTGACCGCGGATTTTTTGGCAagatttggaagaggacTCAGACTCCCATTAACGCCGTTTGGttcgtcatcgtcgtcagTATGCTCATGGGTGTTTTGTCTTTTGCGAGCTTGACCGCCGTACAGGCTGTCTTCAGTATG TGTGCGGTTGCCCTGGACTTGTCTTACATCATCCCCATAATTTGCCGAAGGATATTCGAT GGTCACTCCGAGGTCCGATTCAAGCCTGGACCATTCTACATGGGCAAATGGGGCTACATCGTCAACGTTATCATGGTCGTCTGGACCCTCTTCGAAGTCACCATCTTATGTTTCCCCGAGACTTATCCTCTCACCTGGGACACTTTCAACTACGCT GCTCCTATCACTCTGGCCGTCATGGGTCTGTCCCTCGTATGGTACATCATTGCTGGTAGACGATACTACGACGGTCCCCGAAGCAATGTACAGGAAGATACTCAAAAGGAGAAACCCGATGAACCATAA